The following proteins are co-located in the [Pasteurella] mairii genome:
- the leuC gene encoding 3-isopropylmalate dehydratase large subunit — MAKTLYQKLFDAHVVYEAEGETPILYINRHLIHEVTSPQAFDGLRVAGRQVRQVSKTFGTMDHSISTQVRDVNKLEGQAKIQVLELDKNCKATGISLFDMNSKAQGIVHVMGPEQGLTLPGMTIVCGDSHTATHGAFGALAFGIGTSEVEHVLATQTLKQARAKSMKVEVRGKVNPGITAKDIVLAIIGKTTMAGGTGHVVEFCGEAIRALSMEGRMTVCNMAIEFGAKAGLVAPDETTFAYLKDKPHAPKGKDWDDAVEYWKTLKSDDDAKFDTVVVLEAKDIAPQVTWGTNPGQVIAIDEKVPNPAEMADPVTKASAEKALAYIGLEPNTDLKDIPVDQVFIGSCTNSRIEDLRAAAAVMKGRKKADNVKRILVVPGSGLVKEQAEKEGLDKIFLEAGAEWRNPGCSMCLGMNDDRLGEWERCASTSNRNFEGRQGRNGRTHLVSPAMAAAAGMFGKFVDIRNVELN, encoded by the coding sequence ATGGCAAAAACCCTTTATCAAAAACTGTTTGATGCCCACGTGGTATATGAAGCAGAGGGAGAAACCCCGATTTTATATATTAATCGACATTTAATTCACGAAGTCACCAGCCCGCAAGCCTTTGACGGGTTGCGCGTAGCAGGGCGTCAAGTGCGCCAAGTAAGCAAAACCTTCGGCACCATGGATCACAGTATCTCCACCCAAGTGCGTGATGTAAACAAATTAGAAGGTCAAGCAAAAATTCAAGTATTAGAGTTAGATAAAAACTGTAAAGCGACGGGCATTTCCTTGTTTGATATGAATAGCAAAGCGCAGGGGATTGTGCATGTCATGGGACCTGAACAAGGCTTGACGTTACCTGGGATGACCATTGTTTGTGGCGATTCACATACCGCAACCCACGGGGCATTTGGCGCCTTGGCATTTGGGATTGGGACATCTGAAGTGGAACACGTACTTGCTACGCAAACCTTAAAACAAGCGCGAGCCAAAAGCATGAAAGTGGAAGTACGAGGCAAAGTAAACCCGGGGATTACCGCAAAAGACATTGTACTTGCGATTATCGGTAAAACCACCATGGCAGGCGGTACAGGACACGTTGTGGAGTTCTGTGGCGAAGCAATTCGCGCTCTTTCAATGGAAGGTCGTATGACTGTATGTAATATGGCGATTGAATTTGGTGCAAAAGCCGGTCTTGTAGCACCAGATGAAACCACATTTGCTTACTTAAAAGATAAACCACACGCACCAAAAGGCAAAGATTGGGATGATGCAGTGGAATACTGGAAAACCTTAAAATCCGATGATGATGCGAAATTCGATACTGTTGTGGTGTTGGAGGCAAAAGATATTGCACCGCAAGTGACCTGGGGAACGAACCCGGGGCAAGTGATTGCCATTGATGAAAAGGTGCCAAATCCAGCGGAAATGGCAGATCCGGTTACTAAAGCCTCCGCGGAAAAAGCCCTGGCTTATATCGGCTTAGAACCCAATACCGATCTGAAAGATATTCCTGTGGATCAAGTGTTTATCGGTTCTTGCACCAACTCGCGTATCGAAGATTTACGCGCCGCCGCCGCGGTAATGAAAGGTCGTAAAAAAGCAGACAACGTAAAACGCATTTTAGTGGTTCCCGGTTCTGGCTTGGTAAAAGAACAAGCGGAAAAAGAAGGCTTGGATAAAATTTTTCTCGAAGCTGGCGCTGAATGGCGTAACCCGGGTTGCTCTATGTGTTTAGGCATGAACGACGACCGTTTAGGCGAATGGGAACGTTGTGCCTCAACCTCAAACCGCAACTTCGAAGGTCGCCAAGGTCGCAACGGACGTACCCATTTAGTCAGCCCCGCCATGGCAGCTGCCGCGGGAATGTTTGGTAAATTCGTTGATATTCGCAACGTGGAATTAAACTAA
- the leuD gene encoding 3-isopropylmalate dehydratase small subunit yields the protein MAGLKQHSGLVVPLDAANVDTDAIIPKQFLQAITRVGFGKHLFHEWRYLDAAETQPNPEFVLNFPQYQGATILLARKNLGCGSSREHAPWALADYGFKVMIAPSFADIFYNNSLNNHMLPIKLTEDEVEDIFQWVWANEGKQIHVDLEAMTVTVGEKVYHFELDEFRRHCLLNGLDNIGLTLQHEDKIAEYERNIPAFLR from the coding sequence ATGGCAGGATTAAAACAACATTCAGGCTTAGTGGTTCCACTTGACGCAGCAAACGTGGACACTGATGCTATTATTCCAAAACAATTTTTACAAGCCATCACCCGCGTGGGTTTTGGTAAACACTTATTCCACGAATGGCGTTATCTTGATGCCGCGGAAACCCAACCCAATCCAGAATTCGTGTTGAATTTTCCCCAATATCAAGGCGCTACCATTTTGCTGGCGCGCAAAAATCTAGGCTGTGGCTCATCTCGAGAACACGCCCCTTGGGCATTAGCGGATTACGGGTTTAAAGTCATGATCGCGCCAAGTTTCGCAGATATTTTCTACAACAACAGCTTAAACAACCACATGCTGCCGATTAAATTAACGGAAGACGAAGTAGAAGACATCTTTCAATGGGTATGGGCAAACGAAGGCAAACAAATTCATGTGGATTTAGAAGCCATGACCGTTACCGTAGGCGAAAAAGTGTATCATTTTGAACTTGATGAGTTCCGTCGCCATTGCTTATTAAACGGATTAGATAATATCGGTTTAACCTTGCAGCACGAAGACAAAATTGCCGAATATGAAAGGAATATCCCCGCCTTTTTGCGTTAA
- the leuB gene encoding 3-isopropylmalate dehydrogenase, giving the protein MTTYNVAVLSGDGIGPEIMAEAIKVLDVVQQKYNFTLNYRTFDVGGIAIDNHGTPLPAETIKGCEESEAILFGSVGGPKWEHLPPNQQPERGALLPLRKHFALFCNLRPATLYKGLEKFCPLRADIAAKGFDMVTVRELTGGIYFGQPKGREGEGANEKAYDTEVYHRYEIERIAKVAFETAMKRNKHVTSVDKANVLISSTLWRDVVMDVAKNYPEVKLDHIYIDNATMQLIKQPEFFDVLLCSNIFGDIVSDECAMITGSMGMLPSASLNETGFGLYEPAGGSAPDIAGKGIANPIAQILSAAMMLRHSFDLNDATNAIENAVKKVLAQGYRTADLADETQPISTAEMGTLIANAI; this is encoded by the coding sequence AAATATAATTTTACATTAAATTACCGCACTTTTGACGTCGGTGGCATTGCTATTGACAATCACGGAACTCCGTTGCCAGCGGAAACAATCAAAGGCTGTGAGGAAAGTGAGGCGATTTTATTTGGTTCCGTCGGCGGTCCAAAATGGGAGCATTTGCCACCAAATCAACAACCTGAGCGCGGCGCGTTATTACCCTTGCGTAAACATTTTGCGCTATTTTGTAATTTGCGTCCGGCGACTTTATATAAAGGTTTGGAAAAATTCTGTCCATTGCGTGCGGATATTGCGGCGAAAGGCTTTGATATGGTGACCGTGCGCGAATTAACCGGCGGGATTTATTTTGGTCAACCGAAAGGTCGAGAGGGCGAGGGCGCGAACGAAAAAGCCTATGATACAGAAGTGTATCACCGCTATGAAATCGAACGCATTGCTAAAGTAGCGTTTGAAACCGCAATGAAACGCAATAAACACGTCACTTCCGTAGACAAAGCCAATGTGTTAATCAGCTCAACTTTATGGCGCGACGTCGTGATGGATGTGGCAAAAAACTATCCAGAAGTAAAATTAGATCACATTTATATTGATAACGCGACTATGCAATTAATCAAACAACCGGAATTTTTTGATGTATTACTTTGTTCCAATATTTTTGGCGATATTGTTTCTGATGAATGTGCCATGATTACAGGCTCCATGGGCATGTTACCATCAGCCAGTTTAAATGAAACTGGCTTTGGTTTATACGAACCCGCCGGCGGCTCGGCGCCGGATATCGCCGGCAAAGGGATTGCTAACCCGATTGCGCAAATTTTATCAGCGGCAATGATGCTACGTCATAGTTTTGACTTAAACGACGCCACCAATGCCATTGAAAATGCAGTGAAAAAAGTCTTGGCGCAAGGGTATCGCACCGCAGATTTAGCGGACGAAACCCAACCGATTTCAACCGCAGAAATGGGCACCTTAATAGCAAACGCAATTTAA